In Methylotenera sp. L2L1, the following proteins share a genomic window:
- the yidC gene encoding membrane protein insertase YidC: MDTRRLVLFVIFSMSILMLWDAWQTKHAPVTSTPVVAVNSVPSADTAGSATNTIDTPVDTGYALKSGQNVVVTTDLYKVNINTVGGDLRKLELRKHRANDDQTNYLLLDDSAKPMLYVAQTGLIGQDLPTHNSVFTSDAASYQMQDGKDKLEVRLSAVNNGVTVYKVYTFHRNRYEIDVNYEIKNDSSVAITPVVYYQIVHDSESNQGSALMPTFTGGTYYTETTKFKKLAFKDMAKEPLNITSNDGWVGILQHYFVSAWIPKDGLARKFYTEKLSDNIFRIGTKSTLSTIAPGATLAVPARFYTGPQTKEDLIAAAPGLEYSVDYGWLTVIASPLFWLLSKIHSVVQNWGVAIILLTIFIKAAFFKLSASGYRSMAQMRELAPRLQSMKEKFGDDRQKMQIAMMDLYKKEKINPMGGCFPILIQVPVFIALYWVLLGSVELRHAPFFGWIQDLSAIDPFYILPILMGATMIIQTKLNPKPTDPMQAKIMTWMPVVFSVFFFFFPAGLVLYWLVNNVLSIAQQWYVNKMIHAETVAKKQGHVKKSGEHH, translated from the coding sequence ATGGATACAAGACGTTTAGTATTATTCGTGATTTTTTCTATGTCTATTCTGATGTTATGGGACGCATGGCAAACTAAACATGCACCAGTGACATCAACCCCAGTTGTTGCTGTTAACTCAGTGCCAAGTGCTGATACTGCCGGTAGTGCTACCAATACGATTGATACCCCTGTTGACACTGGCTACGCGTTAAAATCAGGTCAAAATGTTGTTGTAACAACAGATCTATATAAAGTTAACATTAATACTGTAGGTGGTGATTTACGTAAATTAGAATTGCGTAAACATCGTGCGAATGATGATCAAACTAACTATTTGTTATTAGATGATTCTGCCAAGCCTATGCTTTACGTTGCACAAACAGGCTTAATTGGTCAAGATTTACCGACGCACAACTCTGTGTTCACTAGTGATGCAGCAAGTTATCAAATGCAAGACGGGAAAGATAAGCTTGAGGTGCGATTGAGTGCCGTTAACAATGGCGTGACTGTGTATAAAGTATATACATTCCACCGTAATCGCTATGAAATTGATGTTAATTACGAAATTAAGAATGACTCTAGCGTAGCAATCACCCCTGTTGTTTACTATCAAATCGTTCATGATAGTGAATCTAACCAAGGTTCTGCTTTAATGCCAACGTTCACTGGTGGCACTTATTACACAGAAACGACTAAGTTTAAAAAGCTGGCATTTAAAGACATGGCGAAAGAGCCATTAAATATTACCTCTAACGATGGTTGGGTTGGTATCTTGCAACACTATTTTGTGAGCGCATGGATTCCTAAAGATGGCTTGGCACGCAAGTTTTACACTGAAAAACTGAGTGACAATATTTTTAGAATTGGTACTAAAAGTACATTAAGCACTATTGCTCCAGGGGCAACTTTAGCTGTACCAGCTCGCTTTTATACTGGTCCACAAACTAAAGAGGATTTAATCGCAGCTGCGCCAGGCTTAGAGTACAGTGTGGATTACGGTTGGTTAACGGTGATCGCGTCACCGCTATTCTGGTTGCTATCAAAAATTCACTCTGTGGTGCAAAACTGGGGTGTGGCGATTATTCTGCTTACCATTTTCATTAAAGCAGCATTCTTTAAACTTTCTGCTTCAGGTTACCGTAGTATGGCGCAAATGCGTGAACTGGCGCCACGCCTGCAATCGATGAAAGAGAAGTTTGGCGATGATCGCCAAAAAATGCAAATTGCAATGATGGATCTTTATAAAAAAGAGAAAATCAATCCAATGGGTGGTTGCTTCCCAATTTTAATCCAAGTGCCTGTATTTATTGCACTTTATTGGGTTTTGTTAGGCTCTGTTGAGCTGCGTCATGCACCATTTTTTGGCTGGATTCAAGATTTGTCGGCGATTGATCCATTCTACATTTTGCCGATACTCATGGGTGCTACCATGATTATTCAAACTAAGCTTAATCCTAAGCCTACTGACCCAATGCAAGCCAAAATCATGACTTGGATGCCTGTTGTGTTTAGTGTTTTCTTCTTCTTCTTCCCTGCTGGCTTGGTGTTGTATTGGTTGGTCAATAACGTGCTTTCAATTGCACAGCAGTGGTATGTTAATAAAATGATTCACGCAGAAACCGTTGCCAAAAAACAAGGCCACGTAAAAAAATCAGGTGAACATCACTAA